A single window of Paenibacillus sp. SYP-B4298 DNA harbors:
- a CDS encoding manganese-dependent inorganic pyrophosphatase — protein MEKTLIFGHKNPDTDTICSAIAYADLKTKLGYAVEAVRLGEVNGETAFALKTFQTEAPRLVEAVAGEAKEVILVDHNERQQSANDIDQVTVVEVIDHHRIANFETAGPLYYRAEPVGCTATILNKLYKENGVEISAPIAGLMLSAIISDSLLFKSPTCTEQDVAAARELAAIAGVDADSYGLEMLKAGADLSDKTIEQLLSLDAKEFQMGSYKVEIAQVNAIDPNDVLARQAELEAALHATIAAKGLDLFLLVVTDILNSDSVALALGSQAAAVEKAYNVELQNNTAVLQGVVSRKKQIVPVLTETLSQ, from the coding sequence ATGGAAAAAACGTTGATTTTCGGCCACAAAAATCCGGATACCGATACGATCTGCTCTGCAATTGCCTATGCCGATCTCAAGACGAAGCTGGGCTATGCTGTAGAGGCGGTTCGTCTGGGAGAAGTGAATGGAGAGACGGCCTTCGCGCTCAAGACGTTCCAGACGGAAGCGCCGCGCCTGGTGGAAGCGGTAGCCGGGGAAGCCAAAGAGGTTATTCTGGTTGACCATAATGAGCGCCAACAAAGCGCAAACGATATTGATCAAGTGACCGTGGTCGAGGTGATCGATCATCACCGGATCGCGAACTTCGAGACGGCTGGACCGCTATATTACCGTGCTGAGCCGGTCGGCTGCACCGCAACCATCCTCAATAAGCTGTACAAGGAGAATGGGGTCGAGATCAGCGCGCCAATCGCAGGGCTGATGCTGTCGGCGATCATCTCCGATTCGCTCCTGTTCAAATCTCCGACCTGCACCGAGCAGGACGTTGCTGCGGCGCGCGAGCTGGCTGCTATCGCCGGTGTCGATGCGGACAGCTATGGTCTGGAGATGCTGAAGGCTGGCGCTGACTTGAGCGACAAGACGATCGAGCAGTTATTGTCGCTGGACGCGAAGGAGTTCCAGATGGGCAGCTACAAGGTAGAGATCGCTCAGGTTAATGCTATCGATCCGAATGATGTGCTCGCTCGTCAGGCTGAGCTGGAAGCGGCGCTCCATGCGACGATTGCTGCCAAGGGGCTGGATCTGTTCCTGCTCGTTGTGACAGACATTCTGAACAGTGACTCGGTGGCGCTGGCGCTGGGCAGCCAGGCGGCGGCAGTAGAGAAGGCGTATAACGTGGAGCTGCAGAACAATACGGCTGTGCTCCAGGGCGTCGTATCCCGCAAAAAGCAGATCGTCCCTGTGCTGACGGAGACGCTGAGCCAATAA
- a CDS encoding Ger(x)C family spore germination protein, which translates to MSRQAGRHAALLKLLLCMSLAITGCRGNHELNELHIVHSAAFDVADDGKVFVTAEIARLTPGGQQPKGMQDQTFYLSGKGNSIFEAGRYIRSKSDRTLLWGHTTSILISSQLAKQGLKRHIESIRRLRQFRNSTLVYITEGMASDTLRVKKPMTTITSQVLRGLTEGGDNTALTTKVTLVDIYTGLINQYRDLVIPSIQVVADQDAGQLKLLQAQGLYLFQGDHLAGQMSDEYTKGYMRANNNMIGSFETVACTDGQDSMSFENINNRADIHVMLDNNLKPRTQIEIRTDLNLNSVQCNDIPITPDTIREWESQLNQSIGNEVEHFLRYTQKHKSDVLGIGERLHRKYPKQWAAIKPRWRELYAEMELEVKIHSRIDHTNFIVLQPDSYEGAPGL; encoded by the coding sequence GTGAGCAGGCAAGCTGGAAGACATGCAGCACTGCTCAAGCTGCTCCTGTGCATGAGCCTTGCCATCACCGGCTGCCGCGGCAACCATGAGCTGAACGAGCTGCACATCGTCCATTCCGCAGCCTTTGATGTGGCGGATGATGGCAAGGTATTCGTTACAGCAGAGATTGCCAGGCTCACACCTGGCGGACAACAGCCCAAGGGAATGCAGGACCAGACCTTCTATCTCTCCGGGAAAGGAAATAGCATCTTCGAGGCCGGACGATATATACGCTCCAAGTCAGACCGGACACTGCTATGGGGACATACAACTTCAATTCTGATCAGCAGCCAGCTCGCCAAGCAGGGACTGAAGCGGCATATCGAATCCATACGGCGGCTCCGTCAGTTTCGGAATTCCACTCTGGTCTATATAACGGAGGGGATGGCAAGCGACACCCTCCGGGTCAAAAAACCGATGACCACCATTACTTCACAGGTGCTGCGGGGGTTAACGGAAGGCGGGGACAACACCGCGCTGACCACCAAGGTGACGTTGGTCGATATCTATACCGGGCTGATCAATCAATACCGCGATTTGGTCATTCCCTCTATTCAAGTTGTAGCAGATCAGGACGCTGGGCAACTGAAGCTGCTCCAGGCACAAGGCCTGTATCTGTTCCAGGGCGATCATCTGGCCGGACAAATGTCCGACGAGTATACCAAAGGCTATATGCGGGCAAACAACAATATGATTGGCTCCTTCGAGACGGTTGCCTGCACAGACGGACAGGATTCAATGAGCTTTGAAAATATAAACAATCGAGCCGATATTCACGTCATGCTGGACAATAATTTGAAGCCGCGAACGCAGATCGAGATTCGGACAGATCTTAATCTGAATAGTGTTCAGTGCAACGACATCCCCATAACGCCCGATACGATCCGAGAGTGGGAGAGTCAGCTTAACCAAAGTATAGGCAATGAAGTCGAGCACTTCTTGCGCTACACCCAGAAGCATAAAAGCGATGTGCTTGGCATCGGTGAGCGCCTGCACCGGAAATATCCCAAGCAGTGGGCTGCCATAAAGCCGAGATGGAGAGAGCTGTATGCCGAGATGGAGCTTGAGGTAAAGATACATTCGCGCATCGATCATACGAACTTCATCGTCCTTCAGCCTGACAGCTACGAAGGCGCACCCGGTCTATAG
- a CDS encoding methyl-accepting chemotaxis protein yields MRWFNNQSVKTKLVTVILTMLLVLFGPLLVYNVLQLHELSLAKGELSAAQSVKNTAEKLQTDMQRIENTLLTLSEVFEDASQHGTFSREDGIRLLAAELKKQTDVVAFYTLWEPGAFDGKDEENQSKHSYDDASGRYLPYVTRKGDTIRTVPLQDYTTPGAGDYYLIPKSTMRTYWSEPYLYPVNGEEILINSMVIPIMDEKGNFAGIVGADFSLEHLQQVTKSIDIYGGYGAIISEGGQFISNGRYVDEVQTAFASRPELEEIWAKVKLGEYTHYSTDRDGEQVIRIFTPIKLSSTDNHMYLQVVAYKNVILEEYSDTMRNTIMLASIIMVVLCGLMYLVVHFTVRAISKVNALALKLSECDFTERLEVKSNDEFGVMNARLNDMMGTLSHAVKTVSDHSLSIGATAQQLTASAEQTGKAAETIATSIQNVAAGSESQRADAQEMSRAMDELATGISRIADSASGISDASGHIDEQTRLGNTYIQSAVSQMDTVSRTVGQTQQVIEQLHIKSESISRFIGVITAISAQTNILALNAAIEAARAGTQGRGFAVVAEEVRKLAEQSRQAAEQIAGLAGEIRAEAQAAHSAMEQGAAETERGVEAVQRSGHIFATIMQEMGAVNAQLGELSASAEQMAASVEEVTASAAQMQHIAEQSADNSQHVAAASEQQLAAMEEVTAASASLSHMVEELVELMGKFKT; encoded by the coding sequence ATGAGATGGTTCAACAATCAAAGCGTCAAAACAAAGCTGGTGACAGTCATCCTGACCATGCTGCTCGTCTTGTTCGGACCGCTGCTGGTTTACAACGTGCTGCAACTGCACGAGCTCAGTCTAGCCAAGGGAGAGCTTAGCGCTGCCCAGAGCGTCAAGAACACCGCTGAGAAGCTGCAGACCGACATGCAGCGCATCGAAAATACACTACTCACGCTTAGCGAGGTGTTTGAAGATGCAAGCCAGCACGGCACGTTCAGCCGCGAGGATGGTATCCGGCTGCTAGCAGCCGAGTTGAAGAAGCAGACCGATGTTGTGGCGTTCTATACGCTGTGGGAGCCGGGGGCATTTGACGGGAAGGATGAGGAGAACCAGAGCAAGCACAGCTATGATGATGCCAGCGGACGCTACCTGCCTTATGTGACCCGCAAGGGGGATACGATTCGTACAGTGCCGTTGCAGGACTACACAACGCCAGGTGCAGGAGACTATTATCTGATTCCCAAATCCACGATGCGCACCTATTGGTCCGAGCCCTATCTGTACCCGGTCAATGGCGAGGAAATTTTGATCAACAGTATGGTCATCCCTATCATGGATGAGAAGGGGAATTTCGCCGGAATTGTCGGCGCCGACTTCAGCCTTGAGCATCTGCAGCAGGTGACCAAGAGCATAGACATCTATGGGGGCTACGGGGCGATCATCTCGGAGGGCGGGCAATTTATTAGCAATGGACGGTACGTCGATGAGGTGCAGACGGCATTTGCCAGTCGGCCTGAGCTAGAGGAGATCTGGGCCAAGGTGAAGCTGGGAGAGTATACGCACTACTCAACCGACAGAGACGGCGAGCAGGTGATCCGTATCTTCACGCCGATCAAGCTGAGCAGTACCGATAATCATATGTACCTGCAGGTAGTCGCTTATAAGAATGTCATACTCGAAGAATATTCGGATACGATGCGCAACACCATCATGCTGGCATCTATCATTATGGTCGTGCTCTGCGGCTTGATGTATCTGGTGGTGCATTTTACGGTGAGGGCGATCAGCAAGGTGAACGCTCTGGCGCTCAAGCTGTCCGAATGTGACTTCACCGAGCGGCTGGAGGTCAAATCGAACGATGAGTTTGGCGTTATGAATGCCAGATTGAATGATATGATGGGCACGCTGAGTCATGCAGTGAAGACCGTATCCGATCATTCTCTCTCCATCGGCGCCACCGCGCAGCAACTGACGGCCAGCGCGGAGCAGACCGGGAAGGCCGCTGAGACCATCGCGACCTCTATCCAGAACGTGGCGGCAGGCTCCGAATCGCAGCGCGCCGATGCACAGGAGATGTCGCGAGCAATGGACGAATTGGCGACAGGCATCTCGCGCATTGCCGATTCTGCGTCTGGAATATCCGACGCTTCGGGCCATATCGATGAGCAGACCCGCCTGGGCAATACATATATCCAGTCCGCTGTAAGCCAGATGGACACCGTGTCCAGGACAGTGGGTCAGACTCAACAGGTGATCGAACAGCTACATATAAAGTCCGAATCCATCTCCCGCTTCATCGGTGTCATTACCGCCATCAGCGCCCAGACGAATATTTTGGCGCTCAATGCAGCGATCGAGGCCGCGCGCGCGGGGACGCAGGGACGAGGCTTTGCAGTGGTGGCGGAGGAGGTGCGGAAGCTTGCGGAGCAATCCCGCCAGGCGGCAGAGCAGATTGCCGGACTCGCGGGCGAGATTCGCGCCGAAGCCCAAGCCGCCCACAGCGCAATGGAGCAAGGCGCCGCGGAGACAGAGCGCGGAGTAGAAGCCGTACAGCGGAGCGGGCATATCTTCGCCACGATTATGCAGGAGATGGGCGCGGTAAATGCACAGCTTGGCGAGCTGTCAGCCTCAGCCGAGCAGATGGCCGCCAGCGTAGAGGAGGTTACAGCCTCCGCCGCGCAGATGCAGCATATTGCCGAGCAATCCGCCGATAATTCACAGCATGTGGCTGCCGCATCCGAGCAGCAGTTGGCTGCAATGGAAGAGGTAACCGCCGCATCCGCCTCGCTCTCCCATATGGTTGAGGAGCTGGTTGAACTGATGGGCAAGTTCAAAACCTGA
- a CDS encoding spore germination protein: MSNHTPISHNREHNKALLQEMLQHADDLIISEIHPHKQGAATVCYLDGLSDPMKLEQMLLLLQKEEGMLAPFRQSQPIDTLEEAADLIAGGYAVLLYAHSGSGLAIHALGLQLRSVEEPTSESVLKGPRSGFTESLQNNIALLRYHFSSPHLKVEFKKLGTLSRTNIAILSVAGLTNPKLVKELHQRINEIQADTILGSNTIQEWITDNPYTMFPLTETTERPDRVIGALRDGRMAVVIQGTPFAILLPFTFLQAFQVSEDYYWNYYVSSTIRLLRLMCGFLGMFLPAFYVATVTFHHELLPTPLLQSIASAKEPVPFPAVVESFAMMIAFEIMREAGVRMPRQVGQAVSIVGALILGQAAVQAGIVSPIMVIVAALTGICTFTLPPTDINYVIRILQFGMTLLASMLGYVGIMAGFIMLITYMSSLRSFGIPYLSPAAPFSFANLTDVIIRRPHPYDNKLPSLFRPLVKWRFRRQR, from the coding sequence ATGTCCAACCACACACCCATTAGCCATAACAGAGAGCATAATAAAGCTCTGCTACAGGAGATGCTTCAGCATGCTGACGATCTGATCATCTCCGAGATCCACCCGCATAAGCAGGGGGCAGCTACCGTCTGCTATCTGGACGGGCTATCCGATCCGATGAAGCTGGAGCAGATGCTCCTGCTGCTGCAGAAGGAGGAAGGGATGCTCGCCCCCTTTCGCCAGAGTCAGCCTATTGATACACTCGAGGAAGCGGCTGATCTGATCGCCGGAGGATATGCTGTGCTGCTATATGCTCATTCAGGTAGCGGACTTGCCATTCATGCCCTAGGCTTGCAATTGCGCAGCGTCGAGGAACCAACGAGCGAGTCGGTGCTCAAGGGGCCTCGCAGCGGCTTCACCGAATCGCTGCAAAACAATATCGCCCTGCTGCGCTATCATTTCTCCTCCCCGCACCTCAAGGTCGAATTCAAGAAGCTTGGTACACTGAGCCGCACCAACATCGCGATCTTGTCCGTTGCGGGACTCACCAACCCCAAGCTCGTGAAGGAGCTTCACCAGCGCATTAATGAGATTCAGGCAGACACGATTCTGGGCAGCAACACCATCCAGGAATGGATCACGGACAACCCGTATACCATGTTCCCGCTGACCGAAACGACAGAGCGCCCTGACCGGGTCATCGGTGCTCTGCGGGATGGCCGGATGGCTGTCGTTATTCAGGGCACGCCATTTGCTATCTTGCTGCCCTTCACCTTCCTGCAGGCCTTTCAGGTCAGCGAGGACTACTACTGGAACTACTATGTCAGCTCCACCATCCGTCTCCTGCGCCTGATGTGCGGCTTTTTGGGCATGTTCCTGCCCGCCTTCTATGTCGCTACCGTAACCTTCCATCATGAGCTGCTGCCTACGCCGCTGCTGCAGAGCATCGCTTCGGCCAAGGAGCCTGTGCCGTTCCCGGCGGTCGTGGAGAGCTTCGCAATGATGATCGCCTTCGAGATCATGCGCGAAGCCGGCGTTCGGATGCCCCGCCAGGTCGGCCAGGCGGTCAGCATCGTCGGCGCACTCATCCTGGGACAAGCTGCGGTTCAAGCTGGCATCGTCTCACCGATCATGGTCATCGTGGCGGCTCTGACAGGAATATGCACCTTCACGTTGCCGCCAACCGATATCAACTATGTGATTCGCATTCTGCAATTTGGCATGACGCTGCTTGCCTCCATGCTCGGCTACGTGGGCATCATGGCGGGCTTCATTATGCTGATTACCTATATGTCCTCCCTGCGCTCCTTTGGCATCCCTTATCTGTCTCCTGCGGCGCCGTTCAGCTTCGCCAACTTGACAGATGTCATCATAAGGCGCCCCCATCCTTATGACAACAAGCTGCCAAGTCTGTTCCGACCGCTTGTGAAATGGCGCTTTCGGAGGCAGCGGTGA